One segment of Triticum aestivum cultivar Chinese Spring chromosome 2A, IWGSC CS RefSeq v2.1, whole genome shotgun sequence DNA contains the following:
- the LOC123190351 gene encoding uncharacterized protein: MHEEASPRRWVAADPVMLLLNSPSSCYRGRLHPDLLTPVRMATPAAGSACRSRRRKRTEHVLAAEDALSLPRNACLARRHGQGNKMEHIPEGFILHIKVMAWAFGTMAASVCTLSLHLYCWLQRKIVKISLALCELLLLHLNRFVQIDSPRLQSMQSRPRLLSAHHPTSYTQLCDSFDSFYRIIGTLE; the protein is encoded by the exons ATGCACGAGGAGGCGAGCCCgaggcggtgggtggcggcggatCCAGTCATGCTCCTCCTGAATTCCCCGTCGTCGTGCTACCGAGGGCGTCTTCACCCAGATCTCCTCACGCCGGTGCGCATGGCGACTCCTGCCGCTGGTTCCGCCTGCCGGTCGCGACGACGTAAACGAACAGAGCATGTGCTCGCGGCGGAGGATGCTCTCTCGCTCCCGCGGAACGCTTGCCTCGCCCGCCGCCACGGACAAG GCAACAAAATGGAGCATATTCCAGAAGGATTTATTTTGCACATAAAAGTGATGGCTTGGGCCTTCGGCACCATGGCGGCATCAGTTTGCACGTTGTCGCTCCACTTGTATTGCTGGTTGCAAAGAAAG ATAGTGAAAATTTCCCTAGCATTGTGCGAGCTGCTGCTGTTGCATTTAAATCGGTTTGTCCAAATCGACAGTCCGAGGCTCCAATCGATGCAGTCGCGACCCCGCCTCTTATCAGCTCACCACCCAACCAGTTACACTCAGTTATGTGACAGTTTTGATTCATTCTACAGAATTATTGGAACTCTGGAATGA